Genomic window (Hippoglossus stenolepis isolate QCI-W04-F060 chromosome 11, HSTE1.2, whole genome shotgun sequence):
GGACAGTTAGCCAACATGCTAATAATAGCTGCTTCCCGCGGAGGAGAACCGAAACAAAGCCCTCACCGCCTCCTGATGTCGAAGTGGTCAGAGCGAAGAGAAGGAGCCCGCGTAGAAAACAAGCCTCCATGTTTCCCTCGCCACTGCCTGAACCATCACATCGACCTGTTTCCTGTAATGTCACAGTGATCCGGAGCGTATCGTTTCTCACGGCACTTCCTGGTTTCTGTGACGACGCGACAAGCGTCATGGGCTGCCTTCACGGTCTCTTGGAAATATCGACATCGCACAAATCGAGTGTATCGAGGACAGAAACAgcccaaataaataaatacagtttatgtaTTTccacacatatttatttatttttaaaaacgtggtgcattttttatttccacattactgtatttatttattttcgtatttgtttatttaaagaacatttaaataaacatttattatttgtttgtttaaagaacATTTTACCCTTACACAAGAACACGTTGATtcagcacattcacacatctCTACTGTTTGGGTTGAGAAACAAAGAGGAACCTTCATGACAACATGTCTGTCTTATTTATTACCAAAATGTATATATTGGACTCATCATTGCTTAACAATTTAAGCCAAAAATCATCACTATTACTCATTGTGTCATAATATAAACTCAAACTGAATcgttttagaacataggacaagatggagaatatacAAAGAAGATTCTCCATCTATGTTCTAAAATGACTCTTTTTCCCACAATAAAAGGAAGAAGTTCTTAATGAACGGTCCGTAGGCTATATGTAATACTGAAAATCAAATCCCCAAGAGTATATAACATTTATCAGCCAAGATTGGAGGTTTCTATCATTTATATTAAGGAATGCCAtggtatttttcatttgtttttgctttttcactCATAAAATACATATGGATacagcaaaaacacaattaaacagATTACATtcgggaaaaaaaatcaatgacaGAGTTTgcactatttatttttatgctaGTGCCTCTTGTTTTATCAAGGCACACTTAGCGTCAACGTGCATTTGAAGTCCCACTGCATTAACTGGCAGCTACAGTATCTGTTGAGGTGCAACAGCTTCAGTTACAGATAATCACAAAAACGTCACATCATCCTGCGACTCCACCCAGCACCACTGAGCGTCATACCCCAGCAGAACAGTCTCTGCAGTTGATGCACTCTCTTGCTCCTCCATCACTTCATTCGGAGAGGCTCTGAAACTCTCCTGAGGCGGACTGCGCTCTGTTTGAATCTCCCCGGACTCTTGGGTAAAACCACTAATATCTGCTTTCACTTCTTTTCTTGCCTTTCTAGATCTGAGCAGAGCTCTGCTGATGGTACAAGCTCCAGCTGTGGGGTCTTGACCTGCGTCCACGTCCTGTGTTTGTGACTTTTGTAAACTGGCACTGACCAAACCGTTGGCAGGGTTGGGTTCAAACTCAGAGTTGGAAGGACTTGGAGATCTCCCTCCTCCAGACTCGGGGCTCAGAACATCCAAGTAGCTCTTGTGGAATGAATCACCATCATCATGTGGTGATCGCTGACCTGCGGAGTCCTCACCTGTTGTTTCTGTCAAATCTTGAGGGAAGGTCGGACTCTGGCTCTCCCTGTGGGAGAAACACTTGCAATATTGAGTCACATCTGGACTGAAAACCCCGAAATGCATATCCAGCATAATTCAGCtaatgtattttgtattgaATGGTTCACTGCAGATCAGCAGTGaaataaattcattcatttacgaTTTTAGAAACTCAAATTTCTGGTTTCAAATCGAGGATACACTGCATGGAGGTTCATGGGTCTCTGGATAGACAGTATATGTTAATATTGCATGTcatattaattataatattttgtaTCATGTAATTGTACCTACATCTTGGCTTATCTAAATGCACTTTTTCAATGAGAGCCCCCCTCTGACAGATGATAAACTCTACCTGCAGGGCGTCACAGAGGGCCCGTGCTCCTCTACAGTGACCAGGCTGCTCAGGCTTCCTGTCAAGCTGCCGCCGCCACTGACCAGGGATCCCCGCTCCTCCATCAGCCAACGCATGGCCTCGATACCCTCGTGCACGGCAAGCAGCTGCCGCAGAATCCTCACATCGGCAGAGCGCAGCCTTCTCTGCATGGACAACATGGAGAATTAACAACTTATCAGTGATGCATGCATTAACATGTGTGTATGAGGGGACCTGACTGACTATATCATATACATGTTTGAACCTGAACTTGATCTAAGCAGTGGGGGGATGtcacaaagtacatttacttagttactgtacttaagtgcatttttcatgtatctgtactttactttagtAGGTACTTTTACTCCATTTGACATaccagcaaatatctgtactttctacttcaccacatttttaaaaagcattgtgTTGCATCTTAACAttgacttttatatttttagaagTAAGAATTGATCCACAGATCCAATCTGAGCAGGGAGgtaaaccccgcctcctgcagccgCATGACTagtgaagaagaaacacctgaaatggATTCGGAAGAGGCGGAGACTCAGCCATAATAATGTAGTGGATTGTTTCCAAGGAACAGGTTACACTGCACAAGTACATTTAATACTGTAAACGATTGCCTAtgtttactcaagtagaaaagctCATGTGTGTACAATTCTTCGtctaattatttgtattttacgtAAGCAAAATGattgagtacttcctccaccgcTGGATGTGTGTTTGGGGTTTTTAGTGGGGTGCCTGGTCCTTCTCATGGGGCCCCTTTTATCTCTGGGCCCCCCTGACAGAATGCAGTCTATCCCCACCACTAGTGAGGCCCCTGCTAGTGTACTCATTACACATCACGGAAATACTGTAACTGAGAGGCACATGGGGAGAGAATGAGCAGAGGAATCCAGTCAGACTGTACAGAATGAACAGAGGTGAATGGGAGAGGAGCCAGGTGAGGGGTGTGGCGGAGAGACAGTGTCTgtcattagaaataaaaatccagagcAGGTGAAGTGGCTCACAATGAAACTCAGTGGTGGAGACATgcctaaaaaaaaactgagccgTGATCACTGAAACAAGCTGCACAGGTTTtgtcacagtgaaaacatggGGAGATGAACAGGTACATGCAACTCAAAaactacacactcacagcttTGCCATCTAGTATGTATTAATATAGTATTTATtatgtgaaaagtgaaaagctgGGAGTTTTACCATCTCTTGTTTCAAACAGCTGATCCTGTCAGAGAAGCTTCCACTGGAGGCAGAGCTGTGGTCTCCCCTGTCCCCCACATCACACCTGCAGCCGTCTCCACAGTCCGCAGCATCCCTCATCCACATCAGAAGACTCTCTGGTGTTTTCCTCCCGACCTTATTTTCCACCTCCCTCATCTCTGGAAAGAAATCCCGGAGGCTCTCCTCTGCCATGGCAGCCGTTTCACCTCCAAGTAATCCAGTGGAGATGCTTTTGGATGGAGAAGAGTTTGTGCGTAAAGTCACTTCACCTTTAACTCAAAGaggcgcacgcacgcacacgcacacgcacacacacacacacacacacacacacacacacacacacacacacacacacacacacacatgaacacgcCACAATAAAGCACGATCTCGATCAGACTTGCCAGAGAAGCGCAGGACGAGCAGTGAAAACGCTGGAAGCGTGAACGCGCGACTCGTGCGTCCTGCTGACTGCTGGGATCATTCACGCTGCTACAGAGGAATTGCTGGTGTGTAACCATGTACAACATGATGCTGGAAAGTGGAAACACTCTTTGTGCGGAACAATGGAGGGAGTATCACTCCAGCAGGTCACATGGAGAGGCTTCAGTGGCACCTGTGCGCACCGAGCCGCTGCTGCTGATCACGTTTAAATCCGTGCAagtcagttgtgtttgttttgggccaaatcacaacatagaGAAACGTAGCAGTTCATGCACTTGGTgacagaagacaaaaaaaaacatttcaagggAATCTGCCTCGTCCGGTGGGGTCACATATTACCTGGCCTCATATTAACGCCTTTCTAAAGCAGGgcaacaacagagaaatgtggaagagagaaaaatgttggTGACCAGTAGTTTGACTAATGGCTTAGTCAGACTGTAGTCTATGTTTTATGTTCTAATTCTTTATTGCCTTgttacttatttacttactttGATAAGATTAGAATTTTTATTGTATCATGTTActgattaaaacataaaatcaaacaataGTAATGAAGGTACAATGTAATGGAGGCTATGATATGGACATCCCATATCCTACTTTACAATGTTAGCAGGGCTAAATCTAAGTATTTTATCCTGGGATCATCACTTATTTCTTCAACATGTCCACATCATTTGTAGTGAAGAGAACATGAAGAGACAGattatttattccttttgtcAAAGGGACATTGAATGTGAGAGGAAGAACGAGTTTTTCTCCGCAGGGTGTCTGGGGTCAGCCTCAACCAGGGTGAGGAGATCAGACTGAGGAGATCAGACTGAGGCTTGGAGTAGAACCGCTGCTCCTTCACGTCTAAAGGGGACAGTTGAAGAAGTTTGGGCCTCTAGTCAGGATGCCTCCTGGTGCCTATATTGGAAGTTTACTGGGCACGCtcaactgggaggagaccccTGGGAATAGCCCCCCGGTGTCTCCCTTGTACAAAATTTGTTGAAGTGAGATATGCTTCAATTTTAATTCTTTAAGTGGAAAGACTCAGATTTTAGACACAGAGATGGGTCAAATAAGCAGCTGACATCTGCCATCCACTcaaatagattatttatttttatcgcCTGTCATCTTGCCCCATATTAATTCCTGTAAAATCAGGGCAGCAGTTATGGGAGCTTCCTGCATCCTCATGACGGAGGTTAAGACTTTgtctgaaaatacatttatgatgCTTCACCAGTGAGAAGGTGGGAGGAGACTTTTTAGCTGCAGAAAACCTGATAAAGGATGTTACCACTTGTCACTGTAGTGTGAGGGAAACACCGCAGCATCCATCTCAGACCTGTGAAGAACCAGGAACCTCTATCGTTATATAGACAGGTTTTTCTATATATTCTCTTTATCTCTATATTGTATATAGTGTAGAAAAAATATAGgtcataataaaaaaaggctttatatatatatatatttatacatatatagataCTCACATACCTACATTCCcaaaatcaaatataaacaaatttgcattgttatttatataaaaaaaaacaggaagataATCGTTTAATCGTGTATAATAGGGTAATTACAAAACTGACTAAACTTAAATAAGACAAACCCAAGAAGCAAAGGCATACACACAAGATGAGTAACAAAGCCATGATATCTGAAGAGATTATATACATTTGGTTTGAAGTAATGATCATTGTCACAGcatcttattatttttaagtttaaaatctAAACTTAAACATAGAAGACATTATCGTTCCCTTCACACTCGATGTTGCAGAAACATATTTGCCAGCTAAATTCAAATGGCTTGTTCTTCTCTATAATGGCCTGTAGATGGCAGCAGACATTTAAAGTTTCCGGGCACCCGAGTGTTTGATGACTTTCTCAGACAGTTGAACAATCGAGCCATCATTTCTGAACCTCTGGGAACTCATTCATTAAATCTGTTTGCTTAAGCGTATACAGATCAGGTTTCACCAGCGAGGCAGTCTAACTCACAGCTACCCTGAAAACTGAGCCAAAGTCAATACTCTGAGGTCATCTCATCTGTTGGAGAATCATAAAGAAT
Coding sequences:
- the LOC118118043 gene encoding leucine rich adaptor protein 1; the protein is MAEESLRDFFPEMREVENKVGRKTPESLLMWMRDAADCGDGCRCDVGDRGDHSSASSGSFSDRISCLKQEMRRLRSADVRILRQLLAVHEGIEAMRWLMEERGSLVSGGGSLTGSLSSLVTVEEHGPSVTPCRESQSPTFPQDLTETTGEDSAGQRSPHDDGDSFHKSYLDVLSPESGGGRSPSPSNSEFEPNPANGLVSASLQKSQTQDVDAGQDPTAGACTISRALLRSRKARKEVKADISGFTQESGEIQTERSPPQESFRASPNEVMEEQESASTAETVLLGYDAQWCWVESQDDVTFL